In Maniola jurtina chromosome 19, ilManJurt1.1, whole genome shotgun sequence, the genomic stretch gtttgcttcggcgttcccgtgacccagtcgccaggcgacgcgcagtagcgccgctggggtttagtgggaattccggtcgcctctcggccggcgagtcccacataccctccctcagctagCTGggtagcttccgggggggatgcgtaaatgcattccccagcgtcaacaaaaaaaaagtgtatcaTCGTAAAACTGGGGTATATTAAAGAATCACCACTGCAAGGTATATCTACTTACGTcagataaaaaatatcatttacttaccaagTCCATAGGCGCACCCGCAGCAGAATCCATGTATGATCGCTTCGTCGTCTTCGCAGCCGTGCGGCGGACATCCGTTACACCGGACTCCCAAGCCCAGCCACGGCAGGTTCCCTTCATTTCAATTACAAGACagagttgaaaactaaaacccgtcTACGATCCCTTAATAAACGCCGAAATCTATACAGACtatactagaaaagagctgatatctttcaaccggctgaaccgattttcttggattacagctaagaacactcgatcaagccaaaaaaaaaactaaattaaaatcggatcattagtttagaagctacgatgccacagacacacgtcaaacctataacatccctttttgggtcgggggttaaaaatacattaatacTCACATCTCGGTGCTTTTCTAACCGCATTCAAACCTGTCTCCGACGAACGGTAAAAGAATCCTAGACAATCGGCGCACGAGA encodes the following:
- the LOC123874999 gene encoding uncharacterized protein LOC123874999; amino-acid sequence: MYLNRILYFGLFVIFSCADCLGFFYRSSETGLNAVRKAPRWNLPWLGLGVRCNGCPPHGCEDDEAIIHGFCCGCAYGLDRVPVLCPDFLQCPLNLHGLCHDYEYMMHCCC